GTTCCACTTCTTCGGCTTCCTGCGCGGGCTCGGGGCCACCTCCTTCCTGATCACGGAGATCCCCAGCGGCTCCAAGGGCGCGTACGGGCGGTACGACGAGGAGTTCCTGGCGGACGGGATCCTCCATCTCAAGCAGGCGCCGATCGGCGAGACGGACGTCCAGCTGCGCATCCGATGCGTGAAGATGCGGCGCTCCAAGCACGAGCACGGGGACTTCGCCCTGGTCCGCGCGACGGACCGGTTCCAAATCACGCGCGTGATCTCAAAGTGACGTCTTCGTGAGGAGCTTCAGGAGCGCGTCCGCGTACCGCGCGGCGAGCGGCTCGTTTCCGAACGTGCGCGCGGCCGCGGCCTTGTTCTCCTCGATCGCCTCCACGGTCTTCGTGAGGACGGAGACCACGTCCCTGCCGGGCGCACGGCGGAACAGGGCGACGAGCGCGATCGTCTCCCCGGTCATGACGACGAGACGGCCCACGGGCAAGTGCATCACGTACGTGCCGCGGGCGGGGCGCCCCGTCTCGCGGCGGACCGCCTCGGCCACGTCGGGCTGGTCCAGGTAGGCGGTCTCGCCCGCCTTCGCGATCACCCCGTGGCCGCGGCGCAGGATGAGGAGCGCGATCGCGTTCGATTCCGTCTCCCTCGCGGCGAGGTCGGACCAGAACGTCGCCTGGAGGGAGAGGGCCCGGAGGCGGCGCCGGAGCGCCGTGATCCCCTCCCGGTCCCGCGTCTTCGTGAGCTCTCGGAGCTGGACCTCGAACTCCTTCGCCTCGCGCGGCGCCAGGAGATGGCGGAACGTCTGGAACTCCTGGTCCAAGGCGTCGAGCTCCGTGGTCGGACGCGGGCGGGGCGGCTCCGGCGCGGACATGCGGGGACCCGGTTCGTGGGGGGACAGGCTCGGCACCTCCTGCTCAATCAGGTCGACGGCGTCGGACAGATTCTTGTCGGGGTGGCGTAGCATGGCCTCCATGACTTGGTCGCCGCGGCCCTCGAGCTCCCACCGGAGCAGCCGAAGGGCAGCCTCGTCCCGTCTACCCATCCCTTTCCAGGAGGGCGCAAGGCCCTCTCGCTACAAAAGCATTCCCTCCATGAATCCCGACGCTATCGACGCCGATAACTAAGGCACCATCCCTTTATAACGCGCCCCGCGTCCTCGGAGGGTCATGGATCCCGAGCTGCCCCTTTTTCGCTCCTATGTCGAAGGTCTCGACCGGTCTCTGGGCGGCGGGATCCCCAAAGGGAGCACGATCCTCGTCGCGGGCACGCCCGGGACGATGAAGACCTCCCTGATCCTGTGGATGATGCACGAGAACGCCCGCCTGAACGGCACGCGGTCCCTGTACGTGAGCCTCGAGCAGGCGGCGGACGGCCTCCGCGCGGGAGCCGCCCGGATGGGCATGAAGCAGCTCGACGAGTCGCACGTGTACATCCTAGACCTGGGACAGCTGCGGCGGGGGATGGAACGGTCCGAGGCCTCGAAGGATTGGATCACGATCCTCCTGGAGCTCGTCAAGGAGGCCGTGAACTCGACCCACTACGAGGTCCTGGCCCTCGACAGCCTGGACGCGCTCTACGCGTTGACGGAGATGAAGAACCCGCGGCGGGAGATGTTCCACTTCCTGACCGGGCTCAAGGACCTCGAACTCACGACCTTCGTGATCACGGAGACCCCGTTCGGCGCCCAGCGACTCGCCCAGTGGGGGGAGGACTTCCTGGCCGACGGGATCCTCCAGCTGCGGCAGGTCGAGGTCGGGGAGACCGACGTCCAGCTGCGCCTTCGGTGCGTCAAGATGCGCTGGATGAACCACGATCACACCGCGCTCGCCCTAAACCACGACGGCGAGAAGTTCTTCGTGACCCACATCCTCTCCAAGAAGAAGTGACGGGGGGCACCTCCCCGGCCGCGTACCCATTCTCACTGGGGATTCAGCGGAGGTGCGGGGCCCGTCGGGGGCGCCTGGGGAGGCATGCCCGCGTACGGCGACGGCATGGGCGGCACGCCCGGGCCGGCGGCCTTCGGGATCTCGCCCCGGTTGATTCGGGACCAGGCCAGGTAGTCCGCCGCCGCGAACAGGGCGACCGGGATCACGTTGAGCAGCTGGTAGCCCGAAGCCAAGGCCACGACCGCGTCGTAGTCCGCGCTCGTCACCACGGTGGCCGCGACCGGGGCCGCGATGAGATAGACCAGGATCGCCAGGACGATGCTCGCGCCGTACGCGGCCCACAGGAGGAGCCGACCCGTCTGGATCTGGAGGGCGTACGTGAACAGGACTTCGGCAATGCCGACGACGATCGCGAAGACGATGAGCCCGAGCAGTGTGGCGGAGAACGACGCGGCCTCGAAGGAGGGCGTGATCGTCACGGTGCCCCCGGGACCCAGGGTGCCCGCGATGCTCGAGATCGCGGCGACGATCACGACGCCGAGGAAGACGACGCAGCCGACGATGAACAGGACGATGGAGAACAGGACGTTCCTCGGGTGGGGCTCACCGAACGCCTTGCGCCCCAGGATCACGAGGATGGCGCCGATGAAGAGCATGAGGTACCCGATGATCGAGATGCCGAACGGAATCCAGGAGAGGAGCGTGCCGATCAGGAGAAGCAGGACCCCCGTCTTCGTGCGGTCCACCTGCTTCGTCCGCTCGTAGTCCACCGGGGATGGGTAGTATCCCGGCGAGGGATAACCGGGTCCGACCGCGTACACCGGCGCGGGCGCCGCCCCCGGCATGGCCCGGGGAGCCCCGAGCGGAGCGCCGCAGTTCGAGCAGAATTGGTAGCCGGGCTGGTTCGAGTAGCCGCAGCGCGTGCAGAGCAGGGGGGCGGACACGGAACTTCCTCCGGCGGGGCCGATGGAGGGAGCCCAGGAAAAAGGTTTCGCGGGCGCGCCGAAGGCTTTTTCGGCCGCCAGCACCCTGGAGCGGCCGCATGGTATCGCCGGGCGCCGTGGACCGATGGATTGCCCTAGAACTCGGCCGGATGAACGCCGGGCTCGTCGTGGAGCGGAAGACGCTCGCGACGCTCCTCGCGGAGCCTCAACCGGTCTGCCGGACCCGCGAGGGCGATCCCCACCCCTTCGATCCGGCGGCCTTGCGGCGCCTCGCCGACGTGCTGACTCGGGAGGAGACGGAGAGCCTGCGCCTGCCCATCACGGTCCTCGCGACGGGGGACTTGGAGGATTCGGCCTACGTCTCCGAGGAGCTGGCGGCGAAGACCCTGCGCGCGGTGGAGGGATTCGGCCCCGCATTCCCGTACCGAGGCGGGCGGATGTACCTGCCCCACTCCCTCGCGGTGGATCTCGTGCGTCACAGCGGCGGCACGTTGCAGCTCGCGTTCGGTTGAGACCGCGGATTACTTGGGGGGCTCGGCCGGCTTCTCGCGGCGGGTCGCCCAGAAGTCCTCGGGCACGTCGTCGTACACGGTCTGCCCCGCCGCGGCCTCTTCCTTCGCGCGCTGGGCCTCCGCGAGGTCGTAGATGCGCTCCTTGCGGAACATCCAGTAGTGGATGCGCCACTCTCGGCCATCGTAGAGGGTGGTCTCCTCCCGCTCGGTTGTGAGGATGCCCGAGTCCTCGAGCATGTAGAACGCGTCCCGGTCCTCCGGTTCGAGGACGTTGTCGATGATCCGCTCGGAATACCCGAAGAAGTTGAGGACGTGGGTGGCCATGGCGCGGGCCTCCTCCTCCTTCATCCCCGTGCGGTCGATCGAGTTCTTGATCGCGCGGGTGAGATCATCCACGGTGATCGTGCCCGCTGGCCCCCGCTCAGGCTTCGCCTTCACAGACATGGGTCGCCCCGAAGGGTTACTACGTGGGCTGCGGGCTATATAAGCATTCCGTCGGACGGAGCCCGGTCTGATTCTCACGCCGCCCCCGGCGGCGGCGGACGACGACGCGGCCAAAGGGTAAAGCGAGTCGGAGCCATGCCGGGGCCGTCGGATGATGCAGGACGGGGACGGGCCGGGCGCGGACAGCGTGGGGGCTCCGGAGCGGGGGAGCGCCGCGCCCGAGGGCGGCACGGAGTCCGAGATCCGCAGCCTGCGGGATGAGGTGCGCCGTCTCCGGGAACAGGTCGCGGCCCTCGCGGCCCGCACGAAGGACGAGGACGTGCGAATCCCGACCTACGTCCGGGGGCTCGACGACGCCCTGCAGGGCGGCGTGCCGCGCGGCCACGTCATCGGCATCGTCGGACCCGGAGGCTCGATGAAGACCTCCTTGGCCCTCTACACCCTGATCCGGAACCGCGCCGCGGGGGCCCGCGGCGTGTTCGTCACCATCGAGGAGAGCCGCGACTCCATCGTTCAGACCATGCGACGCCTCGGCCTCGGGGACGCGGAGGACTTCGTCGTGGACATCAGCCGCCTCCGGCTCGACTACGCGGGCGCGGAGGAGATCCGCGACTGGGTCCGGGTCCTGGAGGACTACCTGAGCCGGCGTCGGGAGCGCGATCCCCTCGGCATCGTGGTGATCGATTCCTTGGACGCCCTGGCCGCGCTCACGCACATCGAGGACGTCCGACGGGAGCTCTTCCACCTGTTCCACTTCCTGCGAGGGCTCGGAGCCACGTCCTTCGTAATCGGGGAGCAGGACCCGGTCCGACCCGGGGTGGATCACGACGTCGCCTTCCTGGCGGACGGCGTTCTCGAGCTGCGCTTCAGCGGCGTGGGCGAAGGCAAGGTCCAGCTCCTGGTCCGCATCGCGAAGATGCGGCACACAAACCACTCGCGAGACTACTTCGTGCTCGACTACGGCCCAGAAGGGTTCGTCGCGCGGCCCTACCAGGTGGCGAGGCCGCGCCGATGGGGACGGCGGGTCTGACCGCGCTCAGAAGTTGCCCTTGATCTTCGCCCGGTCGATCTTGATGCCCGCGGGCGTGGCCATCATGATGTTCTTGCCGACGACGGCGACGTCTCCGCCGCAGTCCCGGATCGCGCTCTTGAGTTCCGCCGTGATGCGCTTCAGGGCGAGCTCGTCGCTAGCCATGCTCGTGTAGTCAATCAACAGGATGTTCCCGTTGTACACGTGGGTCGTGAGATCCGCCACGTCCTCGTAGCGGTAGATTTCCGCGACCTTGACCAGATGTTCGACGGGTTCTCCGAGCGCTCCACCCTCGCTCTCGAAGGTCAACTCCCCCAGGTCGATGTACGTGTCGGCCTCCGCGGCGGAGCCTCCTTCAGCGAGGCGTTTGAACGGCTTCTTGATGAAGGCCATCCCAAATCCCTTCTGGTTCCGCATATCCGGGAGGGGGAATTTAAAAGTATCGTGAATGCGACGGCTCGGGTTGACAGAATGGCGATAAAAATAGATATGACTATATGATAACTATGTTCTTTCGTGCCACGCCACGCCTGAATGAATAGCGGAGTCACAAGATTCTTAAGGGGAGGGCCTTTGTCGCCCCACGCCATGGTCTACGACGTGGTCGTCGTAGGGGGAGGCCCTGCCGGACTCACCGCCGGGATTTACGCGAGGACCCGGAGCCTGTCCACCCTGATCCTGGAGGCCCAGGGGATGGGGGGCCAGCTCACCTGGCTCTACCCGACCAAGTCCGTGTACGACTATCCGAGCTACATCGCGATCGAGGGCGGGGAGCTCGGCGAACTGTTCACGATGCACGCCCGCGAGAGCGGCGCCGAGATGGTCGCCGGGGAGGTCGTGGACCTCAAGCGGGACGGCCAGGTCTTCCGGCTCACGACCCGCCAGGGCGCGGGGTACGAGGCGCGGGCGGTCATCCTCGCGCTGGGCATGGGGCTGTTCGAGCCCAAGCGCTTGGACATCCCCGGCGAGGCGGAGTTCGAGGGCAAGGGCGTCACGTACCAGGTCCAGGACCGCCACGAGTTCCGGGGGCGGCGCGTCCTGATCGTCGGCGGCGGGGACAGCGCGCTCGAGTACGCCCTCGAGATCGTCGCGTCGGCGAAGGGGGTCACCGTGGTCCACCGCCGGGGCGAGTTCCGCGCGATGGAGAAGAACGTGGAGGCACTCCGCAAGGTCCCCGTCGAGGTCATGTTCAACGCGGAGCTCACGTCCATCGAGGGCGACGGCCGGGTGGAGCGAGCGGTCATCTACGACAACCGGACCCTGAAGAAGACGGTCCTCGAAATCGACTCCGTGCTGATCAACATCGGCTTCGAGCCGAGGGTCACGCCCCTCCCGAGGTGGGGAATCGCCCTCGAGGGCGAGCAGCTCATCAAGGTGAAGGCGGACATGTCCACCTCCGTCCCGGGCGTGTACGCCTGCGGCGACATCGTCTCGTACCCGGGGAAGGACAAGCGAATCGTCACGGCGTGCGGGGAGGCCGTGACCGCGGTCATGTCCGTCTACAAGTACCTCAAGTCCCCGTACTGGGCGTGAGCGCCCGCACGAGCGGCGGGAGGGCGGCCGGCGTCTCGATGAGATAGCCCACCCCGGCCTCCTCAAGGCGCGCCCGGGACCCGTAGCCCCACGTGACCCCGACCGTCACCGCGCCCGCCTCACGCCCGGCCCGCACGTCGTTCTCCGTGTCGCCGACGACCGCGCAGGCGGCGACGGGCACCCGGAGCGACGCGGCGGCTTGGAGGACGGGATCGGGGGCGGGCTTCTTGCGCCGCACGGAGTCCCCGCCGAGGACGAGGACGAACGCGTCGAGGAACCCGGCCAGACGCAGGGCCTCGCGGGTCGTATCCGTGCGTTTGTTCGTGAGGGTCCCCAACGACCAGCGCCGCAGGGAGGCGACCATCTCCGGGATCCCGGGATAGGCCCGGACCCCAAGCCGAAGGGAGTCCGCCTCGCTCCGCTGGAACTCCCGGACGGCGTCCCGCAGGGTGTCCCCCGAGAGCCCGCACCGCTCCGTGTAGATCGTCTCGATCGGCGTCCCGATCCAACGCGCGCCCTCGCGACCCGCCATGGCGTGCGACCCGACGGCCGCGAGACCGGCGTCGAAGGCGGCGACCCAGGCGTCCCGGGTGTCGAGGAGGGTACCGTCGACGTCGAAGAGGATCGCGCGGAGGGCGACCACCTCAGGGCTCCTCCTCTCCCAGCCGCCACAGATCGTCCCCCACATGGTGGACCGTCTCGACGGCCTTGCCGCGTTCCTCCCGGACCATGGTCGGGCCGTCCATGATCGCGCGGCCCACGGCCAGGGGACGGCGGTTCTTCTCGTCGCGCACCCAGACGTAGTCGCCTTCCCGGATGCCCAAGTCGGCGTCCACGATCCCGGGGGCCATGACGTCCGCGCCGTTGTAGACGAACGGGACCGCCCCCATGTCCACGGTCACGTGCCGCTTCTCCGCCGGGAAGGCGAGCAGGCCCCGCACGGTCGGCGCGATGGCCTCACCGAGGATCAGGGCAATCGCCTCGTCCTCCCGGAGGAGAACCCGCAGCTCGCCCGCCTCCGCCTCGTCGATGGCGACCTCCCCGGAGGGCATCGCCATGCCGAACTCCTCGGAAAGCCGGCGGAACCAGGCCTCCACCTCCCGGCGGCGGAGTCGGGTGCGGCGGCGGACCCGGAGGGGCACGGAACGCCCTCATGGTCCTCGGGGAGATAACCCTTCCCGAGCCGGGTCACGCGTTCTTCCATTCGGAGACAGGAATAAAAATCCGTCATGGGGACGCGGTCGTGAGGTCCCGCAAGCGCTGGGCCCGCTCCAGGCGCGGGTCCAGGTCCAGGGCCCGCGCGAGAAGACGCTGGGCCTTGGCCTCCTGACCGCACGACCGCCACGCGACCGCCGCATCGCACCAGTACTCCGCGTCCTCGGGGTTCAGCCCAAGCGCCGCGTCGAACGCCGCGGCGGCCTCCTTGGGCCGCCCCGCCGCCATGAGGAACGTGCCTTTGCGATGGTAGGCCACGTCCCGAATCGCGGGGTCCGCGCGGAGCGCGGCTTCGCAGGCGGTGAGCGCCGCCTCGGTCCGGCCGAGGGCCTGGAGGTAATCCGCCCGGAGGAGAATCGCAATCGCATCGGCCGCCTCGACGTCCCCGAGGACGCGCACGGCCTCCTCGATTCGGCCCAGGTCTCCGAGCGCGCGGGCGCGGTCCCGTCGAACCTCGGGATCGTCGCGGAGGGCGCTCGCCTTCTCGAGGAGGGGGAGGGCGCGGTCCGGGCTTCGCCGGGCGAGCCAGACCCGCCCCGCGGCGTGCCAGCCGCGGGCATCCTCGGGGAACTTCCGGCAGGCCTCCTCGGCGGGCGCGAGCGCGTCCGCGGCGCGGTCCGCTCGGAGCAGCGCGTCGGCGAGGGCGGCGTGGGCCTCGGCGTCCCGGGCCCGGGACGCCGCTACGGCGAACGCCTCGAGGGCGTCCTCCGGCCGTTGGAGCTCGTCGAGCAGGCGGGCTTTCCGGAGCGCCAGGGCTGCGTCCGAAGGCTCGATCGCGATCCCCGCGTCCATGCACCGGAGGGCCTCGTCGTAGCAGCGCTCGGCCTCCAGGGGGTTGCCGATTTCCTCGAGAACCCGGCCGCGAAAGATCCACGCGTCCTCGTACCCGGGGTTCAGGATGAGCGCGTTGTTGAGCGCGTCCCGACATTCCTCGAAGCGGCCTAGGGCGTGCAGGACCTCCGCCTTGGCCATCCAGGCGTGGTCGTAGTTCGGGTTCAGCTCGAGGCTCTGGGTGATCAGCTCGAGCCCCTCTTCGTCGCGGCCCAGCTTGTGGAGGCTCTCCCCCTTCGCGTAGAGCGCGTAGTCGAAGTCGGGCCGGAGCTCCAGGGACTTGTCGTGGTACGCCAGGGACTCCTCCCATTTCCCCAGCTTGTTGAGCGCGTTCCCGATGTTGTTCCACGCGATCTCGTACTTCGGGTTGACGGCGATCGCCTTCTCGAAGTAGGGGACGGACTCCTCGTACCGGCCCAGGTTGTACAGGGCGTTCCCCAGGTTGTTCCACAGGACTTCGTCCTGCGCATCCACCTCGAGCGCGCGCCGGTAGCAAGCGACCGCCTCCTCGAGCCGGTCGATCGCATGGAGCGTGTAGCCCTTGTTGTACCAGGCCGCCTTGTAGCCCGGGTCGATGGCGATCGCCCGGTCGTAGGACCGCAGCGCCTCGTCGTGAATCCCGAGCATGAAGAACGTGAACCCCTTGTTGTTCCAGGTGGCTGCGTCCGCCGTGTTGAGCGCGAGGGCGCGGTCGTACGCCTCGACGGCCTCTTCGTATCGCTCCAGGGCGAAGCGCGCGTCCCCCAGGGCGGACCACGTCTCTGCGTCCGCCGACCGGAGGCCGGCGGCGGCCTCGAGGGCCTCGGCGGCCTCCTCGGGCCGATCCAGATCCAGGAGCAAGCGGCCCTTCCGCAGCCACGCCCTTGCGTCCTTGGGATGCTCCCGCAGGAAGTCGTCCTGGAGGGCCAAGGCGGGCTTCGCCCGGCCGAGTCGGGCGAGCGCCGCCGCCTTGTCGAAGACGACGCCGGCGTCGTCCGGGCGGAGGGCGAGCGCGCGGTCGTAGGAGCCCAGGGCATCTTCGAACCGGCCGAGACGGGCCTGCGTGTTCCCCAGGTTGTGCCAGGCGACCTCGTAGTCCGCGTT
The Thermoplasmata archaeon genome window above contains:
- a CDS encoding tetratricopeptide repeat protein codes for the protein MPPSPTQDPARGASEFRRGNALCDSRRYAEAVEAYDRALDLGYVDPVLWNNRGVALDGLGRGDEAVASYRDALLRNADYEVAWHNLGNTQARLGRFEDALGSYDRALALRPDDAGVVFDKAAALARLGRAKPALALQDDFLREHPKDARAWLRKGRLLLDLDRPEEAAEALEAAAGLRSADAETWSALGDARFALERYEEAVEAYDRALALNTADAATWNNKGFTFFMLGIHDEALRSYDRAIAIDPGYKAAWYNKGYTLHAIDRLEEAVACYRRALEVDAQDEVLWNNLGNALYNLGRYEESVPYFEKAIAVNPKYEIAWNNIGNALNKLGKWEESLAYHDKSLELRPDFDYALYAKGESLHKLGRDEEGLELITQSLELNPNYDHAWMAKAEVLHALGRFEECRDALNNALILNPGYEDAWIFRGRVLEEIGNPLEAERCYDEALRCMDAGIAIEPSDAALALRKARLLDELQRPEDALEAFAVAASRARDAEAHAALADALLRADRAADALAPAEEACRKFPEDARGWHAAGRVWLARRSPDRALPLLEKASALRDDPEVRRDRARALGDLGRIEEAVRVLGDVEAADAIAILLRADYLQALGRTEAALTACEAALRADPAIRDVAYHRKGTFLMAAGRPKEAAAAFDAALGLNPEDAEYWCDAAVAWRSCGQEAKAQRLLARALDLDPRLERAQRLRDLTTASP
- a CDS encoding DUF61 family protein, coding for MVSPGAVDRWIALELGRMNAGLVVERKTLATLLAEPQPVCRTREGDPHPFDPAALRRLADVLTREETESLRLPITVLATGDLEDSAYVSEELAAKTLRAVEGFGPAFPYRGGRMYLPHSLAVDLVRHSGGTLQLAFG
- a CDS encoding PUA domain-containing protein; translated protein: MPLRVRRRTRLRRREVEAWFRRLSEEFGMAMPSGEVAIDEAEAGELRVLLREDEAIALILGEAIAPTVRGLLAFPAEKRHVTVDMGAVPFVYNGADVMAPGIVDADLGIREGDYVWVRDEKNRRPLAVGRAIMDGPTMVREERGKAVETVHHVGDDLWRLGEEEP
- a CDS encoding HAD-IA family hydrolase, which encodes MVALRAILFDVDGTLLDTRDAWVAAFDAGLAAVGSHAMAGREGARWIGTPIETIYTERCGLSGDTLRDAVREFQRSEADSLRLGVRAYPGIPEMVASLRRWSLGTLTNKRTDTTREALRLAGFLDAFVLVLGGDSVRRKKPAPDPVLQAAASLRVPVAACAVVGDTENDVRAGREAGAVTVGVTWGYGSRARLEEAGVGYLIETPAALPPLVRALTPSTGT
- a CDS encoding ATPase domain-containing protein; the encoded protein is MDPELPLFRSYVEGLDRSLGGGIPKGSTILVAGTPGTMKTSLILWMMHENARLNGTRSLYVSLEQAADGLRAGAARMGMKQLDESHVYILDLGQLRRGMERSEASKDWITILLELVKEAVNSTHYEVLALDSLDALYALTEMKNPRREMFHFLTGLKDLELTTFVITETPFGAQRLAQWGEDFLADGILQLRQVEVGETDVQLRLRCVKMRWMNHDHTALALNHDGEKFFVTHILSKKK
- the sepF gene encoding cell division protein SepF → MAFIKKPFKRLAEGGSAAEADTYIDLGELTFESEGGALGEPVEHLVKVAEIYRYEDVADLTTHVYNGNILLIDYTSMASDELALKRITAELKSAIRDCGGDVAVVGKNIMMATPAGIKIDRAKIKGNF
- a CDS encoding ATPase domain-containing protein, which translates into the protein MMQDGDGPGADSVGAPERGSAAPEGGTESEIRSLRDEVRRLREQVAALAARTKDEDVRIPTYVRGLDDALQGGVPRGHVIGIVGPGGSMKTSLALYTLIRNRAAGARGVFVTIEESRDSIVQTMRRLGLGDAEDFVVDISRLRLDYAGAEEIRDWVRVLEDYLSRRRERDPLGIVVIDSLDALAALTHIEDVRRELFHLFHFLRGLGATSFVIGEQDPVRPGVDHDVAFLADGVLELRFSGVGEGKVQLLVRIAKMRHTNHSRDYFVLDYGPEGFVARPYQVARPRRWGRRV
- a CDS encoding DUF6015 family protein, with the protein product MSVKAKPERGPAGTITVDDLTRAIKNSIDRTGMKEEEARAMATHVLNFFGYSERIIDNVLEPEDRDAFYMLEDSGILTTEREETTLYDGREWRIHYWMFRKERIYDLAEAQRAKEEAAAGQTVYDDVPEDFWATRREKPAEPPK
- a CDS encoding zinc-ribbon domain-containing protein, with translation MSAPLLCTRCGYSNQPGYQFCSNCGAPLGAPRAMPGAAPAPVYAVGPGYPSPGYYPSPVDYERTKQVDRTKTGVLLLLIGTLLSWIPFGISIIGYLMLFIGAILVILGRKAFGEPHPRNVLFSIVLFIVGCVVFLGVVIVAAISSIAGTLGPGGTVTITPSFEAASFSATLLGLIVFAIVVGIAEVLFTYALQIQTGRLLLWAAYGASIVLAILVYLIAAPVAATVVTSADYDAVVALASGYQLLNVIPVALFAAADYLAWSRINRGEIPKAAGPGVPPMPSPYAGMPPQAPPTGPAPPLNPQ
- a CDS encoding FAD-dependent oxidoreductase encodes the protein MVYDVVVVGGGPAGLTAGIYARTRSLSTLILEAQGMGGQLTWLYPTKSVYDYPSYIAIEGGELGELFTMHARESGAEMVAGEVVDLKRDGQVFRLTTRQGAGYEARAVILALGMGLFEPKRLDIPGEAEFEGKGVTYQVQDRHEFRGRRVLIVGGGDSALEYALEIVASAKGVTVVHRRGEFRAMEKNVEALRKVPVEVMFNAELTSIEGDGRVERAVIYDNRTLKKTVLEIDSVLINIGFEPRVTPLPRWGIALEGEQLIKVKADMSTSVPGVYACGDIVSYPGKDKRIVTACGEAVTAVMSVYKYLKSPYWA